The following coding sequences lie in one Melopsittacus undulatus isolate bMelUnd1 chromosome 9, bMelUnd1.mat.Z, whole genome shotgun sequence genomic window:
- the DNAJA4 gene encoding dnaJ homolog subfamily A member 4 isoform X2, with amino-acid sequence MQVIVQQIGPGMVQQIQTVCPECKGQGERINPKDRCDNCNGCKVVREKKIIEVHVDKGMKDGQKIVFHGEGDQEPDLEPGDVIIVLDQKDHSVFQRRGHDLITKMRIQLSEALCGFRKTIETLDNRVLVISSRPGEVIKHGDLKCIYNEGMPVYKSPMDKGSLIIQFLVQFPEHYWLPREKLSLLEALLPPREDVMITDEMDQVDLEDFDPSEQTYRNSGGEAYEEDEEGPRTGVQCQTS; translated from the exons ATGCAAGTTATAGTTCAGCAGATAGGACCTGGCATGGTACAACAAATTCAAACTGTGTGTCCAGAATGCAAAGGCCAAGGTGAAAGAATAAATCCAAAGGACAGGTGTGACAACTGCAATGGCTGTAAGGTtgtaagagagaaaaagatcATAGAAGTTCATGTTGATAAAG gTATGAAAGATGGTCAGAAGATAGTATTCCATGGAGAAGGTGACCAGGAGCCTGATCTGGAGCCTGGTGATGTTATAATTGTGCTTGATCAAAAGGATCATAGTGTCTTTCAGAGACGAGGGCATGACTTGATCACAAAAATGAGAATTCAACTCTCAGAGGCTTTGTGTGGTTTCAGAAAGACCATTGAAACTCTGGATAACAGAGTTCTTGTTATATCATCTAGGCCAG GTGAAGTGATAAAACATGGTGACCTAAAGTGTATCTACAATGAAGGGATGCCTGTCTACAAATCTCCAATGGACAAAGGCAGCTTAATTATACAATTTCTG GTCCAGTTCCCAGAGCACTACTGGCTTCCAAGGGAGAAACTGAGTCTGCTGGAGGCCTTGCTTCCTCCCCGAGAAGATGTTATGATCACAGATGAGATGGATCAGGTAGACCTTGAAGATTTTGATCCAAGTGAGCAAACCTACCGTAACAGTGGGGGAGAGGCATATGAAGAAGATGAGGAGGGTCCAAGAACAGGAGTACAATGCCAGACATCTTAA
- the SKIC8 gene encoding superkiller complex protein 8: MTTQYGILFKQEQAHDDAIWSVAWGKNKKDGSETVISGSLDDLVKVWKWNDEKLDLQWTLEGHQLGVVSVDISHTGSIAASSSLDAHIRLWDLETGKQIKSIDAGPVDAWSLAFSPDSQYLATGSHVGKVNIFGVETGKKEYSLDTRGKFILSIAYSPDGKYLASGAIDGIINIFDIATGKLLHTLEGHAMPIRSLTFSPDSQLLVTASDDGYIKIYDVQHANLAGTLSGHGSWVLNVAFCPDDTHFVSSSSDKSVKVWDAGTRTCVHTFFDHQDQVWGVKYNGSGSKIVSVGDDQEIHIYDCPV, encoded by the exons ATGACCACACAG tacGGTATTCTCTTCAAGCAAGAGCAAG CTCACGATGATGCCATTTGGTCAGTtgcctggggaaaaaataagaaagatggTTCTGAAACAGTGATCTCTGGTTCTTTGGATGATCTTGTGAAAGTCTGGAAGTG GAATGATGAAAAATTGGATCTCCAGTGGACTTTGGAGGGTCACCAGCTGGGTGTGGTGTCTGTGGATATCAGCCACACAGGCTCCATTGCAGCATCCAGCTCCCTTGATGCCCACATTCGCCTTTGGGatttagaaactggaaaacaaatcaaGTCTATCGATGCTGGTCCTG ttgATGCTTGGTCCCTGGCATTTTCACCTGATTCCCAGTACCTTGCAACAGGAAGTCATGtgggaaaagtaaatatttttggtgttgaaacaggaaagaaggaatatTCGCTGGACACCAGAGGGAAGTTCATCCTTAGCATTGCATAT AGTCCAGATGGAAAATACTTGGCCAGTGGAGCGATAGATGGCATTATCAATATTTTTGATATTGCAACTGGAAAACTTCTGCATACGCTGGAAG GTCATGCGATGCCTATTCGTTCACTAACGTTTTCTCCAGATTCTCAGTTACTTGTAACTGCTTCAGATGATGGCTATATCAAAATCTACGATGT GCAACATGCAAACCTGGCTGGCACGTTAAGTGGTCATGGATCCTGGGTATTAAACGTAGCATTTTGTCCTGATGACACCCATTTTGTTTCCAG ttcaTCTGATAAAAGCGTTAAAGTTTGGGATGCTGGAACGAGAACCTGTGTTCATACATTCTTTGACCACCAAGATCAG GTTTGGGGAGTAAAATACAATGGAAGTGGGTCCAAAATTGTGTCTGTTGGAGATGACCAAGAAATTCATATTTATGACTGTCCTGTTTAA